Genomic DNA from Triticum dicoccoides isolate Atlit2015 ecotype Zavitan chromosome 4B, WEW_v2.0, whole genome shotgun sequence:
AGCATTAACAAGTCCAGACACACACGGATTGTGCTCAAGTGCCTAAGTTGAAGAACAAACTTATGAGAGAGATGCTTCCCAGAAACAGCCCCCCTTTCTACTTCCTAGAATGGTTCCTTCTAAAGTTATTCATGGCAACATTGGAGGCACATGCATGAAAAGATTCAGAGTATAGAAAGTTGGAAAATAAATAATCAGTTACAGGGTTTCAGCAAACAGTTACAAAGAAGACCTACAAACAACTCAGCAAGTTTCCTCCATGATAACATAGAAATCAATAACATGGAACTCTTTTTGCGATGCATCTACAAAGGATACAGGAAAACCTCTAGCCAACTAGAATATAGCCTAAGGAGATGCAGCATAGAGCCAGATACAGACGACCACAGGGAAATCAGCAGCCACCTACTTACTGGATATTTCAAAAACTTCCACGAACTAGCAGCTTAGCAATATGTCCTTTGGCCCCATCCTAGCACCATAGGAGTTAGTGACCCTGATAATTGCCACCAAACACACCAAAAAAGCTACAAATCTGCTGCTGCTGCAAAAAAGGCTGGCAATATTGGCACATTCATATAATTGATCACAGTACCTCACTTGGAAGCAGAACACCTGGTCAAGTACGAGTCATACGTCAGACTGCAGTAACAACGCAGTAAGAAGTTAATTAATTATGATACGACAAACTTGCTTGGATTGTCTTACGTTCACATCCACCCCACATCCCCCAATAAACTGTCTGAATAGAGTTCTACCTATTTATTCTAAAATATTGAAAatgtattcatcaaagacaaggAACGAGTGCTTTCAAAATCATATAAAAGTAGTTCGAGCTCAGTCTCCTTTCTCCTAAGATAAGAAAGAAAATGATGGCCAGTAAACTATCACAAGAATACATTAGCACTTGAGTAAATTTGGTGCCACTAATGTTTCCATACAAACCATATGACAGATTATTAAGGACAATTTGTGCAGCGGTTGAGTATACGAACTAGAAAGATGAAACAAAGTATAGATCATTCTTGATTTGGAATCCAGGTTGATTTGATTTGAAACAACTAAAACCATTCTGCTGAGAAAAACCTAAGCAAATTAGCGAAAGGGTCAAACAtgtcaacaacaaagcctttagtcccaaacaagttggggtacgctagagctgaaacccataagatcttgcaACCTACTCATGGTTCTGGGACATGGATAgctagcttccacgcacccctgtccatggttagttctttggtgatactccagtccttcagatctctctttacggactccCTCCTATGTCAAGTTCGGGCTACCCTGGCCCCTCTTGACATGAAAGGGTGAAACCTGTTTCTGGTCTAGAAATGCACAGGCTAAAGGCAatcacaaaaaagaaaagaaaagtttGCAGCATTTTGAATCAGCTTCAGAGTGCTTACAACCAGGCAACCAGCAGAAACTGATACATAGTGAGTTCCTTGCTGATATCTAATGCCCAACTAAAGCGTAACACCTTAACTCGGCTAAGTTTTACCAGTGATGTTGATGGTTGTCTCAGTCACAACTATTGCAAATAGTAGAGTTCACTTGCACCAAAAGAGAACACAAATGGCATGATTGCTAGCTGGAACATTTATCCAGTTTAGGTTAATTCTAAATTGCACTCCACATAGCTCAGGCCTAAAAGAGTCATAAAGTCAAAAAGTCTTAACATCACGAACAATGTCCTATACACTAGAAAGAGTAGAATCTGGATAGCTGCAGGTTATCCATGTAAGCGGCTAAACCCCTAACAGAAAACATGCGATCTGACTTCAGCTTAAGCTCATCGGGGACAAAGCTCAAAGTTAGGCCAAGCAGACAGTGGACTTTGGTGGTAGAATAACAGCCAGTTAGCCACACTACAAAAATATGATAAACAACAAAGGTGAGATCCTTTCAACAATTAAATTTAATGCGTTAATTCTTCAACCCATGTACTTTGTGCACTAGTGGGCACATTTAATATTACATTATGTTGCCTCGAATCATACCAGTGAAATAGGTAATAGATTCTTTGCTGCAGAAGATGTAACACTTTATTTCCGTCAAAACAATGTAATGAACATTTCAACAATATTTCATTTTTGGAATcaattactccctccgatccatattattaGTCGCAGCTTTAGTACAAAGTCGTACTAAAGCTGCGACAAGTAAAATGGATCGGATGGAGAGTTTTTTCCTTTGCGAGGAAAATCGCTTAGTTAACATGGTACAGGATCCATAGAACCGAGCTTGTTATCCCTAGGTATTTCAAGCTATTATAGGCATGTACAATGGACCAAGATAAGGAGAAATAACAAAATTGTAAAATGTTCTTTACTGATTCAACTTCAAGTTGCCCATTCTAATCTGACTCAAAGACCCCTATTGCATCGAATATACAGTTAGTTCACACTTTGCACCTCATAACCACGCCCTGTTAATTTTTAGATACATAGACAACAAGACAAAGTAGATAACATCAATGAGCATTAATTATTGTATCAAGGCTGGAGCTCGTGAAACAGATTCCATTTCATCTTTCAGTGACTCCTAAGACCAAAATTAGACAGCGGAAATTTGTAAAGAACAAGAAGGCATCACAGTGAGAGAACCTAACAGGGATAATTGTGGATGTCCACCTGCCACCAAAACTTCATTAAAAGAAATGTGACCTCAACTTCTCAAGAAGATTTGCTGCGAGTGGGGTAGATAAGTATAAGCATAAAGATTAATGAGCATTTTCTGCAGCATACTGTACAAATATAATTATGAAACAAATTTGGTACGAAGAACCAACTGAGATTAGCGGAGAATAAAGAAGCAACTGAAGTTCGGTTTTTATAGGCCAATATAAACTGAAATCAAGGCAACAGTATGCTTATATTGTAATTTGAAATCTACGCCTAGAAATGAAACAATATTAGTGCAGCAAGGGAACATGAAGGAACTAGATGATACTAAGGCAAACAATAGATTGTAAAGTCTGGATCAAATATATCCAAAGTGCAAATCAGCACGCTTTTATGGTTTTATACCCTAGATATTATCCATTTTCCTGATGCATCAGCTTCCAATTTTCCCATGAGACAAGCACTGCTAAAATCCTAACACGTCAACCCCCCCTGGCCATTAGAAGGTGGTGGCTGCCATCGCCACATCCCACAGGGAAGAGGCCATGAATGTGATAGGATACAGTATTAACATTTGTGTAGTGCTTATGGTTATGGATGCACAGACATGTTGATGTCGGATGATTGGTGTTCATTTGGTTAGAATACGCAACAGCGCAGTAGTGCATAAACACGTACATTGTTCCTATACTTTTGGAAGTGTCCTAGCGCACACAGATCCATAGCCAGTGGTCTCACAATTGTAACTAACCTGCTAAAAAGGCTTGAAGTTCACTAATCAGATTGTATCAAAACTAATCATACAAAATGCAGGCAAGTGTTATCAATTTTGATCCCCAAATCAAACCCAAACTCTTCCATTTACTCGTAGTCTGACCGCGGCCATACAAAAGATTCAGTAACCGTTTGTAATCTTCCACAATAACGAGTGATGGATGAGGATAGATGACCGACAGTGGAGAAATCCAACCTAAGGATATCGCTGCCAAGCCACATAGGTATTAACCTAGACCACCCAATTCCATCGCTAATTGACCAGAATTTCAGTTCCTGGCCCACGTGATTGCAGTTTTGCTCCCTTACCTGGAGCTATGTCATACCTAGCGAGTGCGGCAACTTGGGGTACTGGACTACTGGACCTCCGCCGGCCAGCGGCCACGCGCGCTGCGGATAAGGACGCCGCAACTGGAGCTTCTTGGCTTCGCCGGCAACCGCAACCTCCGCTCCGCTCAGGACCAAACTCCGCTCGCCCATCTGCGCGCTCGTGTCGCTGTGCTCTAACTCTTCTACTGCGTTGAAGCGAACCACCAACGGGACGGCGCAGTGCAGACTCTGGGTAAAAGGGTAATTCAGCCCGTAGCCGTCGACGGCGGACGGAGCGGCGCTAGTTGCTCCAGGGCCGGATTCGCAGCCCAGCCAGCTGTTTACACAGAGAACTGCTTTTTCTTACTTCCCCAGctctgttttgagttttacctaaaAAAGAACCTAAATTCTAAATAGTGCGCGCGCACTAGCCTGTCGAAAGAAAGAGCTCTGTTTTGAGTTTGTGAGTGAGAacttatatagtactccctctgtatcaaaatataatATGTTTTTGACACTATAATGGTACtccagacacttattttggatggaagggagtattattattattttgcaggaaaactttcgttctattcatcaactgtcaaggtgtacaaagaacaccagaagtaaaAAATATACATACAGGGTATTACTACGAtacaagatactccctccgtcacagaataagtgtctcaactttgtgattTCGttccacttattttgggacagagggagtattatcagTAATTTTGTCAGACCCAGCAACCTGTCTGTCAAACAGACTAAGCAACCTTTCTACCGGATGCACACGCTGTAGCATGTTAAAAGATAAAAGGAACAAGACCAGACCAAAAAATGCAGGTTTGAAGATTAGCATGGACTATTCAAGGTCAAGCAAATAGAACCCCAGAAGCCAGGATTGGCCCCTGCTACACAGGGGCTTTTCCACATTTATTTCATGGAGCCCAAGCTTGGAACGCAGTGAAAGAAGGTGTGCACTGCTCCATCAACCAAGATTTAAACCTAGTTGCTTGGTGCCAAGGCGAAATAAAATTCTCCCCCAGAAAAGTTGGGCCTATCCTCGTTTTCAGAATATAAATTCATAGCCCCAATTCGCAACTCGCTGGTCTCCTGATATAGCATGCAGAACAGATGACGCACATACGTTTGGTCTGTCAGACCCTTAACATCACATGGAAGAATGAAGCCCATTGATGCGGTGTTAGTCACAGAAAGGTCTCCAAAATGTTACTGGCTACTACCCAGTTCACTTAGCCACCAAGAGGAATTCAGTGGCTGCTAAAATTCAGCCTAATAAAGTTGGTATAGCGAGGCTGATGACGCTGATTAGAGTCCACTCCATTTGCCAGAAATGATGAGTGTTTAGTTTTGTTCAGCACAAGAATAGTGATTTTCTAACAAAGAGATATCCACAACGCCGGCCAGCTTAGTTCGGAAATTTGCAGCTATGGCTCCTGGAGGGAATCCTTGATGAGCTGTTCCGTGAGAGCTTTAGGAAGCCCCATTACGCTATCTATTGTACCGACCTGCACAGATTGCCATGTTGAGATGCTGTTTGACTGTTTCATTTGTCTCAGACATGGAAATATATAGTCCAGCCTAGAACAAGAACATGTCAGGATGTGACTCACAATGGCTTCCACGAGAGGTGAAGTCAGTGGATGCTCTACTAGAAGGCCTCCAGCAACATAGAAGACGTTGCCCTCCTCAATCTGAAATACACACGAGTGAAAAATTTCAGTGGGTGTAACTCGATAATGAGAGGATATGGTTCGAAATTAACACTTCATTTCTTCTAAACCAGGCAGGAGCACTGCAGGACATGCCAAAATTAAAATGCTTGTTTTTCGGACTTACCAAGCTCTCAACAACTTCATTGGGTATCTTGTGGAAATAAACCTGCACAGGGACAATTATAGTGGAAAGTGTGAGGCCAAAACTCTGCAACACGGAACTCAAACTGATGGAAACATGGGATCATAACTGGATTATGCATATTCGTTaggattcatttgatattttgtgcCAATGAAACGTTAAATATCAGACTCACCAAGAGTTAATTATCTGATGCATGCACCTAAAATCCCATAAGGATTCTGAAGTAAACCATGATATGATAAATTAAAGTACCAAATGTCAAATTAGTCTCAAAACTTTAAGATGCGTCTCTGCTTTATGAAAGAGCACAAGGACGTCTGAACACTAAGGCTGAATTGATGTTAGCCCATCAATTTTTCAGAGAacgctaatatgcatacgatcttctTCGTCCGATTCCTGTACGATGGTGCACATCAAACCATCCACACTTTGAAATAAATCATAGCAAACCACTGGATCGGTTGTCATACAGGAATTGGACACAAAAGTGCCATGCGCGCAGAGGTTCCGTTTTTCAGAAGGCTGTGCTCAAGTTAGGCCACTGTTATTTATCAGTTTACTGGGACTGAAAGCTGAACCAGATTTTTGACATGAAGCTAGCATTACAGCAGATCATGTTACTTTATAACTAATCTGAATCAAAGACCAAAATTCAGTGATTAGGTTTGTCCTTCAAAAAACGTCGATAATTTAAAATCAATACTGATGTCTATGTGAACGAACGACTTTGGTACTCATTTCTCAATGGAACATCAGAAAAAGTTGGTTATTACTTCAGATCTATCCCATCCTTCCCTTCTAGTACCGGTCTTCACATTTGTAACAAGCACAGATCCAATTGTCGCAGCATGGCTTTGGGAATATCCTGTGACCAGTATGTGGTTAAACGGACAAGTCTAACAAATGATCTAAAATAATTTGAGCTCATGCGCCGACACACAACAGTGGATAAGACAAACCTTGGATGAATTTACGTGCCTCCTCTGGAGTGGTAGGTTTTTCTCGAATAACTCCATCATGAACCACAACCtccaaaagaaaacaaaataccagaaCAAGGGGGAGAGTCAAATAAGCACTAAAATGTGTGCACACACATGGTACATGCATAAGCATGCGACACAGAGTACAAACATTCACTATTTTTCAAGAAACTAAGTAAACATTCCACTATGAATGTTATCGGAGTCCATTTTTTGGATGTCATACTGTGCCCTACAAACAATAGTTTGTCTGAGCAATTTTAACAAAAGTAACTACAGTAGTAATGAGCAAAAAAAACAGCTTCTAAATCAATGATCCAAACATACTCCTGATTATAATTATCTATCTTTCATACCCAAAGACCCAAAGATGATGAAAACACATATAAAAATGACTCTGAGATATGGATATGGTCCAAGCAATCAGGAGTGATCAAGAAAAACAGCTATGCCTAACTGGCTAACATACTCATGATTAAAAAAAACAGCTTCTAAATCAATGATCCAAACATACTCCTGATTATAATTATCTATCTTTCATACCCAAAGACCCAAACATGATTAAAACACATATAAAAATGACTCTTGAGATATGGATATAGATATGGATAATTATAATCAGGAGTATGTTTGGATCATACTCATACTCCTGATTATAATTATCTATCTTTCACACCCAGATTTTATGCGGACTCCTTTGGCCTAACTGCTATCCTAGTGTGTATGATACATGGATTATCTAGGGAGTAACTTATGCAGACACCAATTTATGCTTATTGATATGGATTATTGTCTGAGCACCCTCTCAACATTCAACATGCAATGTTCAGATACAACAGACATGTTGCAGATATGCCTAACTGGCTAACTCCTAAACCAAACAGTGATCAAGAAAATATCTACTTTTACAGAGATTGGGCCATATTTCCAGAAACACTAGAACCAAAACTGGTAAGGCAATAAATCTTGAAATACAGTGGTGACATAATCATGTAACTACAGTCAAATAATAATAACAGTTTCCAGGATGACTCCATCCAGATTCTAGAAAATCACAGTGTAAAGTGACTAATATTCTGCTTTATCCACATCACCACATGAAACTAACATCGTAATTATAAGCAAAAATCAATCCACAAAAAGGCTTGTTAGAGGGGATGTTGTAAGATACATACTTGGTCAGCAGTGATCAACAAGGTGGTCTCTTGAGAGTCAACAATCTCTTTCATCATCCCATTGTTCCGCATCTTATCCAATATTGCATCTGCCTACAGCATTGATATAGCATAGTAGCACACttaaaaactaaaacaaaatcagAATTACAACTGGCACAGTTTGACAATCTCTTATTTTTCTGATGAAAAGAAATATACAAATGAGGTACTTTATTCCAAGAAAATAACATTAATCCATTTTAGaaggtagtactccctctgtccccaaATAGATGGTATATAAATCCAGTGAGAAAGTCAATTCTTTCtcagtttgaccaaatatatagaaGAAAATATCGATAAATGCAATATTAGATaaatagattatgaatatatatctaatggtgcatatattggtaatgATTTGATATTGCTTATCTTAGTAATTTTGTATATATACTTGGTCAAACTTAGAAATCATTGAC
This window encodes:
- the LOC119291108 gene encoding 7-methyl-GTP pyrophosphatase-like, encoding MIKAGKTEDLLLFPWYRREREENTMAASSALRLILGSSSASRRQILAEMGYQFKLLSADIDEKEIRKEKPEELVVALAHAKADAILDKMRNNGMMKEIVDSQETTLLITADQVVVHDGVIREKPTTPEEARKFIQGYSQSHAATIGSVLVTNVKTGTRREGWDRSEVYFHKIPNEVVESLIEEGNVFYVAGGLLVEHPLTSPLVEAIVGTIDSVMGLPKALTEQLIKDSLQEP